The Halomicronema hongdechloris C2206 genome includes a window with the following:
- the dnaB gene encoding replicative DNA helicase yields the protein MVQSLNFEPINDRLPPQNIEAEEAILGGILLDPEALGRVMEILHPDAFYISAHREIYRAALDLNSKGLPTDLLSITAWLQDREQLEKIGGQSRLAQLVDRTISAANIDQYATLVMDKYTRRRLLHVGGDIIQLGYEANTPLETVLDQAEQKLFGITQDRPQQSLTSTADILIDTFAEIEQRSLGLVMPGVACGFYDLDAMTQGFQRSDLVIAAGRPSMGKTSFVLNIARNIAAMQRLPVAIFSLEMSKLQLVYRLLSSEVEIESNRLRTGRIAQQEWERLSHSIGMLSEVPVFIDDTPNISVVEMRSKARRLQAEQGGALGLVLIDYLQLMEGGGDNRVQELSKITRSLKGLARELNVPIIALSQLSRGVESRTNKRPMMSDLRESGSIEQDADLVMMLYREEYYDPDTPDRGIAEVIVTKHRNGPTGTVKLLFEPQFTRFRNLARPG from the coding sequence ATGGTGCAATCCCTTAACTTTGAGCCCATCAATGATCGCCTACCGCCCCAAAACATTGAAGCTGAAGAGGCTATCCTAGGCGGCATTCTGCTTGATCCAGAAGCCTTGGGGCGAGTCATGGAAATCTTGCATCCTGACGCGTTCTATATCAGCGCCCACCGAGAAATTTATCGGGCCGCACTAGATCTCAATAGCAAGGGGCTACCCACCGACTTACTTAGCATCACCGCCTGGCTGCAAGATCGAGAGCAATTGGAAAAAATTGGTGGCCAGAGTCGCTTAGCTCAGCTGGTTGACCGCACCATTAGTGCTGCCAATATCGACCAGTATGCCACTCTGGTCATGGACAAATATACTCGGCGACGGCTTCTCCATGTTGGCGGAGACATCATTCAATTAGGATATGAGGCCAATACACCACTGGAAACTGTTCTTGACCAAGCTGAGCAAAAACTATTTGGTATTACCCAAGATCGCCCTCAACAAAGTCTTACCTCAACCGCCGATATCCTGATTGATACCTTTGCCGAGATCGAGCAACGCTCCCTAGGATTGGTCATGCCTGGAGTTGCCTGCGGCTTTTATGACCTAGACGCGATGACCCAAGGATTTCAGCGTTCCGATTTAGTTATTGCTGCCGGTAGACCGTCGATGGGCAAAACTAGCTTTGTCCTCAATATTGCTCGCAATATCGCCGCAATGCAAAGGTTACCAGTCGCCATCTTCAGCCTGGAGATGTCCAAACTGCAATTAGTCTACCGGCTGCTATCCAGTGAAGTAGAAATTGAAAGTAATCGTCTACGCACAGGGCGCATTGCCCAACAGGAATGGGAACGCTTGAGTCATAGCATTGGTATGTTGTCAGAAGTGCCTGTCTTCATTGATGACACCCCCAACATCTCAGTAGTAGAAATGCGCTCCAAGGCTCGACGTCTTCAGGCCGAGCAGGGCGGAGCCTTAGGCCTAGTCCTCATTGACTATCTACAACTCATGGAGGGGGGCGGTGATAACCGGGTACAAGAGTTGTCTAAAATCACTCGTTCTCTCAAGGGTCTAGCCCGAGAACTAAACGTACCTATTATTGCCCTATCGCAGTTGAGCCGCGGCGTCGAGTCTCGCACCAATAAACGGCCTATGATGTCAGACCTGCGAGAAAGTGGCAGCATCGAACAAGATGCTGACCTGGTCATGATGCTTTATCGTGAAGAATACTACGACCCCGATACGCCTGATCGAGGGATTGCAGAAGTGATCGTCACTAAACATCGTAATGGTCCCACCGGGACCGTCAAACTATTATTCGAACCTCAATTTACCCGTTTCCGCAATCTAGCTCGACCCGGTTAA
- the rplI gene encoding 50S ribosomal protein L9, translated as MAKRVQVVLNQDVRKLGQSGDLVDVAPGYARNYLIPRGIAVRTTPGVLRQVERRREEERQRLLQIKRDAEATKTALETIGLFTVQKPVGEKDAIFGTVTAADVADVIQSLASKEVDRRNITLPDDINRLGEYQVDIKLHSEVTATINLRVVAQ; from the coding sequence ATGGCAAAACGGGTACAGGTTGTTCTCAATCAAGACGTACGCAAGCTGGGTCAGTCCGGCGATTTAGTTGATGTTGCTCCAGGGTATGCCCGCAATTACCTTATTCCTAGGGGCATTGCTGTACGCACCACTCCAGGCGTACTGCGACAGGTAGAACGTCGCCGTGAAGAAGAGCGGCAACGTCTGCTACAGATTAAACGGGATGCCGAAGCCACCAAGACAGCTTTAGAAACCATTGGCCTGTTTACCGTCCAAAAGCCCGTCGGGGAAAAGGACGCCATCTTTGGTACTGTCACTGCCGCTGACGTAGCTGACGTGATTCAATCCTTAGCCAGCAAAGAAGTTGACCGGCGTAACATTACGCTGCCTGATGACATCAACAGGCTCGGTGAATATCAGGTAGACATCAAGCTCCATAGTGAAGTCACCGCCACGATCAATCTGCGGGTCGTTGCCCAATAA